A single window of Candidatus Binatia bacterium DNA harbors:
- a CDS encoding helix-turn-helix domain-containing protein → MKPKRRDLFGELVEGVHAMRAHCEGKLTLRTHGLAAPPLLRVTGTLVRDTRERLKMSQGVFARKLRINPRTLERWEQGRSKPNEQAAALILLVRRFPDTLDRLECIGASKRSRRAA, encoded by the coding sequence ATGAAACCCAAGCGGCGCGATCTCTTCGGCGAACTAGTCGAGGGTGTGCACGCCATGCGGGCCCACTGCGAGGGCAAGCTCACACTCCGCACCCACGGGTTGGCCGCACCGCCTCTCCTGCGGGTGACAGGGACATTGGTGCGCGACACCAGAGAACGGCTCAAGATGTCGCAAGGCGTGTTCGCGCGGAAGCTACGCATCAATCCGCGTACCCTGGAGCGATGGGAACAGGGCCGGAGCAAGCCCAACGAACAGGCTGCTGCGCTCATCCTGCTCGTGCGTCGCTTCCCGGACACTCTCGATCGGTTGGAGTGCATCGGCGCTTCCAAACGTTCCCGTCGCGCGGCCTAA
- a CDS encoding glutathione S-transferase family protein has protein sequence MKLYHAAQTRSVRPRWLLEEIGAPYTLVRLDMSKGEHKSPEYMKIHPHGAVPALVDGDLTLFESAAICAYLADKFPEKHMAPAVGTPARGLYYQWMFYTMATLEPPVIEVVLHTVMLPEAQRSAAAAEAGRTKFAQVAQVLEQALAGKSFILGDQFSVADVMVGSTLGWAQMMGILSGHPVLEAYVGRLATRPAFQRAQAD, from the coding sequence ATGAAGCTGTACCATGCCGCGCAAACACGTTCGGTCAGACCCCGCTGGCTGCTGGAGGAAATCGGCGCGCCCTACACCCTGGTGCGACTCGACATGAGCAAGGGCGAACACAAATCGCCGGAGTACATGAAGATCCATCCTCACGGCGCGGTGCCAGCCTTGGTTGATGGCGACCTGACACTGTTTGAGTCGGCGGCGATCTGCGCCTACTTGGCCGACAAGTTTCCCGAGAAGCACATGGCACCCGCCGTCGGCACACCGGCGCGGGGGCTCTACTACCAGTGGATGTTCTACACCATGGCCACGCTCGAGCCACCCGTGATCGAGGTCGTGCTCCACACGGTGATGCTGCCGGAGGCCCAACGTTCGGCCGCAGCCGCCGAGGCGGGCCGCACCAAGTTCGCACAGGTCGCACAGGTCCTCGAACAGGCGCTCGCTGGCAAGAGCTTCATCCTGGGTGACCAGTTCTCCGTCGCCGATGTGATGGTCGGTTCAACCTTGGGCTGGGCGCAGATGATGGGCATATTGAGCGGTCACCCGGTGCTCGAAGCCTATGTCGGCCGCCTCGCCACTCGGCCAGCGTTTCAGCGCGCGCAGGCAGACTGA
- the rsmA gene encoding 16S rRNA (adenine(1518)-N(6)/adenine(1519)-N(6))-dimethyltransferase RsmA, protein MAAIGRHPRKRLGQHFLADPQVARRIVDLAGLCATDRVIEIGPGLGALSDLLVERAGEAWLIEVDRDLAERLRLKYAASLPQVHVVEADALAVDFAALLGPGAAAVVVANLPYNIATAVLAALLAQPECFSRMVLMLQREVVERLVARPGGKIYGALSVLTQFSARVRPAMRVEPGAFVPRPKVESDVVIVEPYRQPPVPVTDPALFRRLVKAAFSQRRKQVANSLRALCGDAVEILRQVNIDPMRRPETMSLAEFAALANVLARGNTAVGPVPLLPGEDEGEGMS, encoded by the coding sequence TTGGCAGCCATCGGACGGCACCCGCGGAAGCGGCTCGGACAGCACTTTCTTGCTGACCCGCAGGTGGCGCGGCGCATCGTCGATCTGGCCGGCCTGTGCGCCACCGACCGCGTGATCGAGATCGGCCCGGGTCTCGGCGCCCTCTCTGATCTGCTGGTGGAACGCGCCGGCGAGGCCTGGCTCATCGAAGTGGACCGGGACCTCGCCGAACGGCTGCGCTTGAAGTACGCGGCGTCCCTGCCGCAGGTGCACGTCGTCGAAGCCGATGCCTTGGCGGTCGACTTTGCCGCGTTGCTGGGTCCTGGCGCAGCGGCGGTGGTCGTCGCCAATCTCCCGTACAACATTGCGACAGCGGTGCTGGCCGCACTGTTGGCGCAGCCGGAATGTTTCTCGCGTATGGTGCTGATGCTGCAACGCGAGGTCGTGGAGCGCCTCGTGGCGCGCCCCGGCGGCAAAATCTACGGTGCCTTGTCGGTCCTCACCCAGTTCTCGGCGCGCGTGCGGCCAGCGATGCGCGTGGAACCCGGGGCCTTCGTGCCGCGCCCCAAGGTGGAATCGGACGTCGTCATCGTCGAGCCGTACCGGCAGCCACCGGTGCCGGTTACAGACCCAGCGCTGTTCAGGCGTCTGGTCAAAGCGGCGTTCAGCCAGCGCCGCAAGCAGGTGGCAAACAGCTTGCGCGCGTTGTGCGGCGACGCCGTGGAGATCCTTCGCCAGGTGAACATCGATCCCATGCGTCGGCCCGAAACCATGAGCCTGGCGGAGTTCGCAGCGCTGGCGAATGTGCTGGCCCGCGGCAACACAGCGGTCGGTCCGGTTCCTCTCCTTCCCGGAGAAGATGAAGGTGAGGGGATGTCGTGA